The following proteins are co-located in the Acanthochromis polyacanthus isolate Apoly-LR-REF ecotype Palm Island chromosome 7, KAUST_Apoly_ChrSc, whole genome shotgun sequence genome:
- the mmp11a gene encoding stromelysin-3: MRTSLALCCCLVALQCFHSSMCAPVRGSSRYKVAPVSEKFPDLKKRGKVSHAQDLVKEASTSTNHSNTWNRPRCGVPDFPTQKEVHYRGRHRQRRFVLHGGRMDKTDLTYRIYRFPWQMGEQKVRRVFREALKIWSDVTPLTFTEIHSGKADIRINFASYWHGDNLPFDGPGGILAHAFFPKTHRQGDVHFDYDESWTLGNHMGTDLLQVAAHEFGHVLGLQHSRERGAIMSAYYSFSYPLRLSEDDKRGIQYLYGARPRVLPSPPPPAPPPSNPETNEIITSPDACQTDFDAVSMIRGELFFFKAGYVWRIRDGHLESGYPALASRHWRGIPDNIDAAFEDKSGNIWFFQGANYWVFDAEMQIRGPESIRKLGLSVSGIQAALRWGHDSNYYTYFFKSGSYWRFSPYQNQVESVYPRSMQDWSGIPNDVDAAFRDSYGYAHFIRGRQYWKFDPVGMNSLEGYPRFIGMDFFGCRSV, encoded by the exons ATGCGGACTTCTCtggctctctgctgctgcctggtCGCGCTGCAGTGCTTCCACAGCTCCATGTGTGCTCCGGTGCGAGGATCCAGCAGGTACAAAGTGGCACcg GTCTCTGAAAAGTTCCCGGACCtgaagaagagaggaaaagtTTCTCACGCTCAGGATTTGGTCAAGGAGGCGAGTACGTCGACCAACCACTCTAACACGTGGAACCGACCTCGGTGCGGCGTACCGGACTTCCCCACCCAGAAGGAGGTGCACTACCGGGGGCGACACCGCCAGAGACGCTTCGTCCTGCACGGAGGACGTATGGACAAAACGGACCTCACCTACAG GATCTACCGGTTTCCCTGGCAGATGGGCGAGCAGAAGGTTCGGCGAGTCTTCAGGGAGGCGCTGAAGATCTGGAGTGACGTCACGCCGCTCACCTTCACCGAGATCCACAGCGGGAAGGCCGACATCCGCATCAACTTCGCCAG CTACTGGCACGGAGACAACCTGCCCTTCGACGGCCCGGGTGGGATCCTCGCTCACGCCTTCTTCCCCAAAACGCACCGACAAGGCGACGTTCACTTCGACTACGACGAGTCCTGGACCCTCGGAAACCACATGG GTACAGACCTTCTCCAGGTTGCCGCCCATGAGTTCGGGCATGTCCTGGGCCTGCAGCACTCCCGTGAGCGGGGAGCCATCATGTCCGCATATTATTCCTTTTCCTACCCGCTGAGGCTGAGCGAGGACGACAAGCGAGGCATCCAGTACCTGTACGGAGCTCGTCCGCGAGTCCTGCCCTCGCCGCCGCCACCAGCGCCGCCACCTTCAAACCCAGAGACCAACGAGATCATCACTAGT CCCGACGCCTGCCAGACGGACTTTGATGCCGTGTCTATGATCCGAGGGGAGCTGTTCTTCTTCAAGGCGGGCTACGTTTGGAGGATCAGGGACGGGCATCTGGAGAGCGGCTACCCGGCGCTGGCGTCCCGTCACTGGAGGGGGATTCCCGACAACATCGACGCCGCCTTTGAAGACAAGTCAGGGAATATTTGGTTCTTTCAAG GTGCGAACTACTGGGTGTTCGACGCTGAGATGCAGATCAGAGGTCCGGAGTCCATCAGGAAATTGGGTCTGTCTGTGTCGGGGATCCAGGCAGCGCTGCGCTGGGGCCACGACTCCAACTACTACACCTACTTCTTCAAGTCAGGCAGCTACTGGAGGTTCAGCCCCTATCAGAACCAGGTCGAGTCGGTCTACCCTCGCAGTATGCAGGACTGGAGCGGCATCCCCAACGACGTGGACGCTGCCTTCAGGGACAGCTACG GCTACGCTCACTTTATCCGAGGACGACAGTACTGGAAGTTCGACCCCGTTGGCAT